One segment of Nostoc flagelliforme CCNUN1 DNA contains the following:
- a CDS encoding ATP-binding cassette domain-containing protein codes for MDHIVTSGTQILPPDVSLSTESIYIRGLHKHYGRLAAVRGIDLTVQQGEMFGLIGPDGAGKTTTFHILGGVMEPTAGEVQVFGQLARDARSITGYLTQQFSLYLDLNINENLRYAAGLRQVPDDLFWTRRDHLLRLMNLEQFAKRQAGKLSGGMKQKLALCCVLISQPQVLLLDEPTTGVDPVSRREIWDVLAQLSAEGMTIVVATPYLDEAERCHRVALMYEGQIQKIGTPASLRSSLALHRLEVHTSNLQLSEQVLLETAQANIVDVQTFGDRLDVLVKDMTLGHTQVHDLLQEQELSSFSIECSSPTLENVFVTHLRQQGLATQFFPFPRAKATNKQWKVENYSLTVTEGDREINRSSSSIAIYAHNLNRFFGNFQAVKSVNFEVRYGEIFGLLGANGSGKTTTIKMLCGLLKASGGVISLGGETSNLRSAELRRRIGYMSQKFTLYDDLTILENLEFYCGVYGVPRKLRQEKIDWVIAICGLEGQENMLTGQLPGGWKQRVAFGASVMHEPDILFLDEPTSGVDPLARRQFWKLINDFARNGTAILVTTHYLEEAEQCNRMSFMVAGETVISGSPTSIKASQPGQLMEVIVNQNQAAADLLKQYLEPWRVSIFADSLHVVLDDPDQELPRLLKLIESAKITIYRVRPISFSLEDAFIGIVQRSQN; via the coding sequence ATGGATCACATAGTCACAAGTGGCACTCAAATTTTACCCCCAGATGTAAGTCTTTCAACTGAAAGCATCTACATTCGAGGCTTGCACAAGCACTATGGTCGTTTAGCCGCAGTGCGGGGGATTGATTTGACAGTGCAACAGGGTGAGATGTTTGGGCTGATTGGCCCTGATGGTGCAGGGAAAACCACAACCTTTCATATTCTCGGTGGCGTGATGGAACCCACCGCCGGAGAAGTGCAGGTATTTGGTCAGCTTGCACGGGATGCTCGCTCAATAACGGGGTATTTGACGCAGCAGTTTTCTCTGTACTTGGATCTCAACATTAATGAAAATTTACGTTATGCAGCAGGCTTGCGACAAGTGCCAGATGATTTATTTTGGACACGTCGCGATCACTTGCTACGCTTGATGAACTTGGAGCAGTTTGCAAAGAGGCAGGCTGGAAAACTCTCAGGCGGTATGAAACAAAAACTAGCACTTTGCTGTGTTTTAATTTCACAGCCCCAAGTCTTGCTACTGGATGAACCGACCACAGGTGTTGACCCGGTTTCACGGCGAGAGATCTGGGATGTGCTAGCGCAACTATCGGCGGAAGGTATGACCATTGTCGTTGCTACACCTTACTTAGATGAAGCAGAACGCTGCCATCGTGTAGCTTTGATGTATGAAGGTCAAATTCAAAAAATTGGTACTCCTGCTTCTTTACGCTCCAGTTTAGCTTTACATCGCCTAGAAGTTCATACCTCAAATCTGCAATTAAGCGAACAAGTCTTATTAGAGACTGCACAAGCAAACATTGTAGATGTGCAAACATTTGGCGATCGCCTTGATGTCCTTGTCAAGGATATGACTTTAGGTCATACACAGGTGCATGATCTGCTGCAAGAGCAAGAATTATCATCCTTTAGTATTGAGTGTAGTAGCCCCACATTAGAAAACGTCTTCGTTACCCATTTACGGCAACAGGGGTTAGCAACGCAATTTTTTCCATTTCCGAGAGCTAAGGCAACAAACAAGCAATGGAAAGTGGAGAACTACAGTTTAACCGTAACAGAAGGCGATAGAGAAATTAACCGTAGTTCCTCATCCATTGCTATATACGCTCATAACCTCAACCGCTTTTTTGGCAATTTTCAAGCAGTCAAAAGCGTCAACTTTGAGGTGCGCTACGGTGAAATCTTCGGACTCTTAGGTGCCAATGGATCTGGGAAAACCACCACAATCAAAATGTTGTGTGGATTGCTTAAAGCCAGTGGTGGTGTCATTTCTCTTGGAGGCGAAACAAGCAATCTTCGTAGTGCTGAATTACGGCGGCGTATTGGCTACATGAGCCAGAAATTCACCCTTTACGATGACCTAACAATTTTGGAAAATCTGGAGTTTTATTGCGGTGTTTATGGTGTACCGCGCAAGCTACGCCAGGAGAAAATTGATTGGGTGATTGCCATCTGTGGGTTAGAGGGACAGGAAAATATGCTTACCGGGCAGTTACCGGGTGGTTGGAAGCAGCGAGTTGCTTTTGGTGCTTCGGTAATGCACGAACCAGATATTCTATTCCTTGATGAGCCAACGTCAGGGGTTGATCCGCTTGCACGCCGCCAGTTTTGGAAGCTGATTAATGACTTTGCCCGCAACGGGACAGCTATTTTAGTGACCACGCACTACCTTGAAGAAGCTGAACAGTGTAACCGCATGAGTTTTATGGTTGCGGGAGAAACCGTCATATCGGGTTCTCCTACTTCTATTAAAGCCAGTCAACCCGGACAACTTATGGAGGTTATCGTTAACCAAAACCAAGCTGCTGCCGATTTACTCAAACAATACCTTGAGCCTTGGCGTGTCTCCATCTTTGCCGATAGCTTACACGTTGTCCTTGACGATCCCGATCAAGAACTTCCTCGACTATTAAAGCTTATAGAATCTGCTAAAATTACCATTTACCGTGTCCGCCCCATTTCTTTCTCCCTAGAAGACGCTTTCATCGGGATAGTACAACGATCGCAAAACTAG
- a CDS encoding ABC transporter permease: protein MFFSRIFNSSFWALFRKETNQILRDKQLIILLIVPPTMQLLLYGFALNPDVHNLKLGVIDYANVSASRELVQAMTSNGIFTIESVPTAEKELSRQVEEGKLNVGVLIPPEFPRKLAKKEAEIQVFIDGVDANAAGIASGYMTQIIQNYNRNFGQIQLNPPVSLQVVFLYNPGLISSWYFVPGVMGLVLTLVGTLVSSVAVVREKDSGTLEQLLMTPAANWEILLAKILPLAFLLMGDILLALTLGQLVFGLPLRGNFLLFFGLSIIYLLVGISIGILLAMFSSSQQQVVLMSFFVNMPILQTSGVLAPIEAMPRFFQVVSLLNPLRHYIAIVRGILLKGVGLEVLWMHILALLSIAVVLLTISLSKFRNQLS, encoded by the coding sequence ATGTTTTTTTCACGAATATTTAATAGTTCCTTTTGGGCATTATTTCGTAAAGAAACTAATCAAATTTTGCGAGATAAGCAGTTAATTATTCTGCTGATTGTGCCACCAACAATGCAATTATTACTTTATGGATTTGCACTTAATCCCGATGTACATAATTTGAAATTGGGTGTTATTGATTATGCGAATGTAAGTGCTAGTCGGGAACTGGTTCAGGCAATGACCTCTAATGGGATTTTTACCATAGAATCTGTACCAACAGCGGAGAAAGAGTTAAGCCGTCAAGTAGAAGAAGGCAAACTGAATGTGGGGGTGCTGATTCCACCAGAATTTCCCAGAAAGCTGGCAAAAAAAGAAGCTGAGATTCAAGTATTCATTGATGGAGTGGATGCAAATGCAGCAGGCATTGCCAGTGGCTACATGACTCAGATTATTCAAAATTATAATCGTAACTTTGGGCAAATCCAGCTGAATCCTCCAGTATCACTCCAAGTGGTATTTCTATATAATCCAGGACTAATAAGTAGTTGGTATTTTGTGCCGGGAGTTATGGGTCTAGTGTTAACGCTTGTTGGAACACTAGTTTCATCAGTCGCTGTTGTGCGAGAGAAAGATAGCGGAACTTTAGAGCAATTACTTATGACACCAGCCGCAAACTGGGAAATTTTGCTTGCCAAAATTTTGCCATTAGCGTTTTTACTCATGGGAGATATTCTGCTAGCTTTGACTTTAGGACAATTGGTCTTTGGTTTACCGTTGCGGGGAAATTTTCTACTATTTTTTGGGCTGTCAATTATATATCTGCTTGTTGGGATCAGTATAGGTATTCTGTTGGCGATGTTTTCAAGCTCGCAACAACAGGTGGTACTGATGTCATTTTTCGTCAATATGCCGATATTGCAGACTTCTGGGGTGCTTGCCCCTATCGAAGCTATGCCTCGCTTTTTTCAAGTCGTATCTCTGCTGAATCCCTTACGTCATTACATTGCCATTGTTCGAGGTATTTTACTTAAAGGAGTTGGTTTAGAAGTGTTGTGGATGCATATTCTGGCATTGCTTAGTATTGCTGTTGTGTTATTAACTATTAGTCTTAGCAAATTTCGCAATCAATTAAGTTAG
- a CDS encoding PEP-CTERM sorting domain-containing protein (PEP-CTERM proteins occur, often in large numbers, in the proteomes of bacteria that also encode an exosortase, a predicted intramembrane cysteine proteinase. The presence of a PEP-CTERM domain at a protein's C-terminus predicts cleavage within the sorting domain, followed by covalent anchoring to some some component of the (usually Gram-negative) cell surface. Many PEP-CTERM proteins exhibit an unusual sequence composition that includes large numbers of potential glycosylation sites. Expression of one such protein has been shown restore the ability of a bacterium to form floc, a type of biofilm.), whose protein sequence is MKQYIKFVMRFLALATPAIATSILATSPSQAATIAYSESRFNINNFSSSPLSVRTLTDTVTEAISTGGQVSADANAEAKFNVDANNSASNWSFSQAEGQGYGYTGSAESLAAIIGYDFTVDKEFSFDFSGLFKLETSIDDALTERANARGQFLYELYDSETRELLDSFKIYGNLSTIGNNDAFVFEPSSSITLDSSGTSIDKSFGGTKEYASTNFKGKYSRTFEKLTHLTLIESKSNQVNVYTVPEPSTILGSLFSCTMFSAVSIRKRKRASSAALLVNKDLTGV, encoded by the coding sequence ATGAAACAATACATTAAATTTGTAATGCGTTTTTTGGCACTGGCTACTCCAGCGATCGCTACTTCGATATTGGCAACCTCGCCGAGCCAAGCTGCTACCATTGCATATTCTGAGTCAAGATTCAACATAAACAACTTTAGTAGCAGCCCTTTAAGTGTTAGGACTCTGACTGATACTGTGACTGAAGCAATTAGCACAGGTGGTCAAGTAAGTGCTGATGCTAACGCTGAGGCTAAGTTTAATGTCGATGCAAACAACTCTGCCTCCAATTGGTCTTTCAGCCAAGCTGAAGGTCAGGGTTATGGCTATACAGGGTCGGCGGAAAGCTTGGCTGCGATTATCGGTTATGACTTTACAGTAGACAAAGAGTTTTCTTTTGATTTCAGTGGCTTATTTAAGCTTGAAACATCCATTGATGATGCATTGACTGAACGTGCAAATGCTCGTGGACAGTTCTTATATGAGTTATACGACAGCGAGACTCGTGAGCTTTTGGACTCTTTCAAGATTTATGGAAATTTATCAACTATAGGTAACAATGATGCTTTTGTATTTGAACCGAGTAGTAGCATAACTCTTGATTCAAGTGGGACTTCTATTGATAAATCTTTTGGCGGAACAAAGGAATATGCTTCGACTAACTTTAAGGGTAAATATTCCCGTACTTTCGAGAAGTTAACTCATTTAACTTTAATAGAATCTAAAAGTAATCAGGTGAACGTCTATACTGTCCCAGAACCCTCAACAATTCTAGGTTCACTGTTTAGTTGCACTATGTTTAGTGCTGTCTCGATACGCAAGCGTAAAAGAGCTTCTTCGGCTGCGTTGTTGGTTAATAAGGATTTAACTGGAGTTTAG
- a CDS encoding ABC transporter permease, which translates to MKRIFAQFTKELVQFQRDRLTLGLAFILPFMTLLIFGFAIRLESKNIPLIVQDFNRTNISSSYIERLYATNQFMPTQWSGNDPVRDAIDRGIAKAAVIIPPQFSRDVQAGRNATVQVLIDATDVNNARVIKNSIQRVTNFFMQEQGLITFNNSVTPQIRLWFNPGRLESLYIVPGVYAVVLWIFPSLLTAISMVREKEKGTILQLYASSISATELLLGKGLAYLLIAILQAFVVMGLGSLIFQVRLVGDSITLLIGTLLFLTDSVLFGLLFGVRSSNQNAAVQSVSVIGFVTSLLLSGFIYPISNIPFPISLMPNIVPARYFIDITRDAFVRGTGWAGVWFDIVVLIVFGLVFFNITRRALGRMQLPY; encoded by the coding sequence ATGAAACGGATTTTTGCTCAGTTTACCAAAGAGCTAGTACAGTTTCAGCGCGATCGCCTGACATTAGGGTTAGCATTTATACTGCCATTTATGACGTTACTAATTTTTGGGTTTGCGATTCGCTTAGAAAGTAAAAATATTCCGTTAATCGTACAAGATTTTAACCGTACAAACATTAGCAGTAGCTATATTGAGCGACTATACGCCACCAATCAGTTTATGCCCACTCAATGGTCGGGAAACGACCCAGTGCGGGATGCCATCGACCGTGGCATTGCAAAGGCAGCAGTCATTATCCCTCCTCAATTCAGCCGAGATGTGCAAGCTGGTAGAAATGCGACCGTGCAAGTACTAATTGATGCTACAGATGTTAATAATGCTCGTGTCATAAAAAACAGCATTCAGAGAGTGACGAATTTTTTTATGCAGGAGCAAGGACTGATAACATTCAATAACAGCGTCACACCTCAAATTCGTTTATGGTTTAACCCAGGTCGGTTAGAGTCCTTGTATATTGTACCGGGAGTCTACGCTGTGGTTTTATGGATTTTTCCGTCTTTGCTGACAGCGATCTCAATGGTGAGAGAAAAGGAGAAAGGCACCATATTACAACTTTATGCTTCTAGTATAAGTGCAACTGAACTGTTACTTGGTAAAGGGCTGGCTTACCTGCTGATAGCTATCCTTCAAGCATTTGTAGTCATGGGTCTAGGTTCGCTAATTTTCCAGGTTCGCTTAGTAGGCGATTCTATCACCTTGTTAATAGGAACCCTCCTCTTTCTCACAGATAGTGTTTTGTTTGGTTTGCTATTTGGGGTACGAAGCAGTAACCAAAATGCCGCTGTACAAAGTGTCTCTGTAATTGGTTTTGTTACCTCTCTATTACTGTCTGGTTTTATTTATCCTATTAGCAACATTCCCTTTCCCATATCACTTATGCCTAACATAGTCCCTGCCCGCTATTTTATAGATATCACTCGTGATGCATTTGTCAGGGGTACTGGATGGGCAGGAGTTTGGTTTGATATAGTCGTACTAATTGTTTTTGGATTGGTGTTTTTTAATATAACACGTCGTGCTTTAGGTAGGATGCAATTACCTTATTAA